The window tcatgtcccaagaatgaagaaaaatttgctatatgtggctcaattgacatcatcaagccaccatgtcttgttcgatccacgagatgtgaaggtgtatcgtgacctcaaaatctcagaaacaccaataATGGAGGGgtgacgattggagtcagtctacgtaatgtcagcagaatctgcatatgtagacaggacaaggaaaaatgagacatcagatctatggcacatgcggttaggtcacgttagctattccAAGCTAAGTGTGATGGTGAaaaagtcgatgcttaaggggcttcctcaactggacgtgcgaacagacacagtatgtgcaggatgccagtatggtaaagcacaccaattgccatatgaggaatcgaagtttaaagcaaaagaaccattagagttagttcactctgatgtgttcggaccagttaagcaaccgtccgttggtggtatgcggtacatggtaacattcattgatgacttctcaaggtatgtgtgggtcttctttatgaaagaaaaatctgacacattctcaaagtttaaagagttcagagagtcagccgaaggagaagtgggaaagaagatccgttgcctgcacacagataacgggggagaatatagctcaagtgagttatctcaatacctaagggaatgtcgaatacgtcatcagtacacttgtgccaacacaccgcaacaaaatggtgtagctgagagaaagaaccgacatcttgcagaagtctgtcgaagtatgctacatgtaaagaacgtaccgggaaggttttgggctgaagcaataagGACTACAGCCTttgtgatcaacagacttcctcaaccaaggttaggatttgtttttccctttgagaatctgtggaacatgaaacctacagttagctattttcgagtatttggctgtgtatgttatgtatttgttcctgatcatttacggagcaaatttgacaagaaagctgttagatgtatctttgtgggatacgacagccagagaaagggatggaaatgttgcgatccaacaagtggaagatgttacacttcacgagatgtggtgtttgatgaagcatcttcttggtggtcctcagagaaggaggtgctaccagactccagagaatttggagaaaagctgcaacagaagatgggggagcatactatccaactccaaccaagttcagatgaatcaggagatccaaatggcgatgatgtcgaacaaagagtggctcagaatccttggcaaactggcgtgtatcaacaaccaaacaaagaaggtaggccgagtgaaacggaagaatcaactccacaatctcaactccgaaggtcaacaagaacacgaaggccaaatcccaaatacgccaatgcagccataattgaagaaacaactgcaacagaacctgagacgttcgaagaagcatcgcagagttctgagtggatgacagctatgaaagaagagcttgatgcacttcagcaaaatcagacttgggatctcgtgccaaagtcaagagatatgaaacccatatcctgcaagtgggtttacaagataaagcgtcgtccagatgagtcaatcgagaggtacaaggcacgattggtagctcgtggtttctctcaacagtatggactagactatgatgaaacgtttagtccagtggcgaagcttacaacagtacgagtcttacttgcacttgcagccaacaaatactggaatctgtggcagatggatgtgaagaatgcttttcttcatggagagctggataatctacatgatccaaccaatgggatttcagaaccaagatcatcctgaatatgtgtgtaaactgcggaaagcactctacggattgaaacaagcacccagggcgtggtatggtaaaattgctgaatttctaacacaaagtggttattcagtaacacctgcagattccagcttgtttgtcaaagccaatgaaggaaagctagctattatgctagtgtatgtggatgacttaatcataaccggtgatgatgaggcagaaattcttcagacgaaggagaatttatcagtccgttttcagatgaaggaacttggtcaactcaagcatttccttggtctagaggttgatcgcacacaagaaggaatatttctctgtcaacagaagtattccaaagatttattgaagaggttcggaatgctcgaatgcaagctgatctctacgccgatggagccaaatgtcaaaatgagtgcacgtgaaggaaaagatttggaagatgcgacgatgtatcgacaattggtaggtagtctgatctacttaaccttgactcgacctgacatttcttatgcagttggtgtgatgagtcggtacatgcaaaatccaaagaagcctcacttggaagcagttcgacgaatactgagatatgtgaggagtacaattgactatggtcttttgtacaagaaaggtgaagactgcaagttagttggttactgtgatgctgactatgcggaagatcatgacaccaggagatcaacaactggatatgtgtttaagcttggttctggaaccatctcttggtgtagcaagagacagccaacagtatctttgtcaaccacagaagcagagtatagagcagcagcaatggcagctcaagagaatgcatggctaatacagttgatgagtgatctacatcaaccagtagattatccagtaccattgtactgtgataaccaatcggcaattcgcttggcgcaaaatccagtctttcatgcaagaactaagcatgtggatgtacattaccactttatcagagaaaaggttctacaagaagagattgagatgagacaggtcaagacgaatgatcaagttgcggacttgttcacataaagtttgagtacaggcaagctcgaaatttttcgctgtttactcagcacagtgcaaagaatgagagctgacattgagggggagtgttgagaatcaatgtcaacccaaaacaataagtaatccaTAACTCAAtctaaagcccaagtccatatctagtttgatgatgtaattgcttacaattgcaaagttaggcaatgttaggtatggttgagtggaaaaaattaggtgcaattaatgggttttgtgtggtagtaaataatcttagtttaattaagtgtgtggtgtaactttcatttgatttgctataaatacccaagtccccaagcattgtatatcatccaaggaaaaacaaagcctagagctaaataagaaaagttttgctaattagtttgttttgtgagctttttttaagagtgtgctctattttcttcttcttgggatcattagagttatcttggatactcttcttattcaacatcaACTACCTGCTTGATTGCAATTTCGGTAATACATATCCCTCGTATTTGCGTTTGATTTCGAATTTCGGGTCCAATAAGGTCTTGATCATGTATTTGATTTCCCTTTTTACTTAATTGAATTGTTTCAATGGATCGCGTATTTTTGTTGAATCAATTGCTTCTTGTATTCAGCTAGTTTCGACTATCGTCTTTTTTATGACCATCCTATAAGATCGGTCTAGACCTCCTTTCTCGAATTCCAATGGCGTTTTTTTGTTGGCCTGAGAAAATGTTTGGAATAAACTCATAATTGGTACTGTGctcgaaaaaaaaatttaatatggtAATTGTTTTTATTACTGAATGAACAACATGTTATTTGCCTAAAGTAATTTGTCTTGTCAGAATGTCGAATTGGTTCTTGAGATTTCTCGAAACATCTATATCGAAAAAGTTGAAATCCcgccataaaactaattgacaatatgaggaataactcaacctcttataagcccttgcaagATTCTCCTTTCACTAATGTGggactcttttaccttcacattctcACCTGCCCCCTCacatgtgacgaattttcaagccaaacacgtggacaacacgaATTAGATGACGTGGAGCAcatgtggccgtttggcttcacacgtgggccaacctgctctgataccatgaagaaagttgaggttccaccataaaatcaagtggcaatatggagagtaacacaacctcttataagcctttGTAAGATTTATTCTTTCACCAATGTGAAATTgttttaccttcacatccttATATGTattactaattttattttatttttttctcttagcctcttttcttttacttataattttttttttctcttagcCTCTTTTCTTTGCGCCTCTCATCTGTTTCATTATCATATATAATTAGTTATTTTAACAAGAGGAAAACAAACGAAAAgtcaaaaaaaaactttaattttaatgaaaaatgacaaataaagttGTATTGAATAGTACTaaggaaaggtaaaaatgtggcttttcgttaaaagtgaatagtaccggaaATGTTTCGTTAAAGCTTCCTTTAACAAATTGATATGCTCCTAATCTAGTTGTACATCTTTTTTACTTTGTTATGTATGTAAGTACATTGCTGAACTTACCTTACCATTTCGGTACTGCAGTATACTGTGTAGTCGCAGCTGAGGCTATAGGTCGAAAAATTCCTCTTGCCTTCCTCGATCAAATCAAGAAGGATTTAACTGGCCGATTGAGTAGAGGATTAGCTGCACCAACAGTTGCAAATAGTTTGAACAAAGAATATAGGTTCGGCTTTTCTTTTCATTCATTAAATTGATTATGCCTTTCCTTCTCTAAGAGGTGTTGTGATGCCTCAACTTTGGTTGCGATATTATAGGTCCAAACTGAAGGAGCGTATGAGATATACTAAGGTGATAGCTGCTCAAGTCAAAATAGGAAAGGTAAAGGGCATGGTGTGGCCTCTTTTGATTTGATCATTACTCTATTTGGCATCTATTTCGTGTGGTCAATATTGGTCTTATCTTGCcatttagtactatggtctagtggtatttctttttatttataagtaagaggtcttaggtttgattctcgttaaagacgaattttaaccacattattgctagacCATTATGAGGTTCCACCCACTTCCTcactcttagtgtagataatatcgtttgttaaaaaaaaaaaaaaattattggtcTTGTCTTTGATTTTGGTTGACTTGGGCAATGAACTTGTTTAGGTAGCAGGTTGTGTGTTTTCTATTTCGTGTTTTCTCACCTTTAAGTGATTATATAATTGCTAACATATTTATGCGTTGTGCTTTATAGCTTGTTTGTAACTGGTAATCACTTTCAGATCCTACATTTCTGAGTGATCATTGTAGGTTGACGATGATGAGGATGAGGGTGAGGACGAGGATGAGGAAGACGATGAGGAcgaggatgaggaagaggacGAAGATGAGGAAGAGGATAAGAAAGACGACGAGAATGAGGATTAGTGAAAAGTAGATTTGGGGGACAAGGAGTACTGTACTTTTACAGCGCTTAGATCTAGCCTTATTTGCCTATGTAGTCAAGTAGATATGGGAAAATTGAAATGCTGCATGTTCATTGTTTTCAACGATGTGATTTGAATTAATAAGAGAAAACTCTTACGAGCAACATGTTGAAGTATAATCTTGTTTTTGGTCCAATTCAAATACGGGTCCAGCCCAGGTTGAAAAGGCAACACAAGCACAAGAGAAGATTCACGCACGTGTGCTAGACAATTCTAGCAAGGTCGGTGTAGTGCAGGAGCTAGAAATATCTAGCAATATTATAATATAGATTTGTTTGTGGAATAGACTAGAAGTCGGAAATATGTATGGCTATTATGCATATTTTATGTCGGTGAAGCGTATGATCAATGAACTAGAATGTTCTAGCAATGGTTGATGTCGGCAAAGCATGGCTATAAATATAGCATCCGAGTGTAAGCAAAGTTTAAATGTGTTTTCTAGTATGAGTGCTCCTTCTTTCTGTTCTTTCACATAATTGACATTCTCATCAAGTATGTTCCTTGAAGTTATACATTCTCAAGCATAATGTctaaattttttacaattataaaattatacttGAGATTTGACATACCTCAAGTTTGAGTGTCCTCTTCCATGATCTCTTATTGAGCTCTTTCCTCTTTCATAGTTATAATGGTTGTTGAAATTCCAACCACGTCCACGTTTGTTACCTCGGCCATGACTTCTTCAATTTTGGCTTTTCTCATTGTTGaggctttcttctttcttctttggatGGCTTGCTTCTTGAGAAGTTGTTCATCAGTCCCTTGCCTTTTTGTGTTTCTCTTTGTATGCTCGCAATGAACTCATTAATTGCTCTATACTCATTTCtaccaagttttttttatttttcaactgtCGCGGCAATGTTCTCAAATTTGGGATCCAACAAGAATAGTCTCTCCTCCATTAAGAGGTGAGTTTgatcaattaaaaagaaacaatgaaaagttGAAAGATGTTAGGATAATGGATGAGATATTGCACTCGTTAGATCTCAAATTCGAGCACATCATCGTGACAATTGAAGATACAACAAACTTGGTAGAAATTACTATAGAGCAACTAATGGGTTCGTTGCAAGCATACAACGAGAAACACAATAAGAGGTAAAGGACTAATTGATAAACAACTCCTTAAGATACAAATCcatccaaaaaagaaagaagaaagcttGAGAAGCCAAAACAGAAGAAGTCGTAGCTGAGGTTGCGGACTTGGATGTGGTTGGAATTTCAACAACCATAACAACAACGAAAGAGGAGAAAGCTCAACAAGAGGTCGTGGAAGAGGACACTCAAACTTGAGTCGGGCATTATGCTTGGGAATGTAAAACTCTAAAGAACATACTTGATGAGAATGTCAATTAtgtgaaagaagaaaatgacatTGTGCTACTAGCATGCAAATTCTATGCATTACCAGGCACTTCCAAGCTTTAAAGTGATGATTGGTTCAATAACGAAAGTTGAAAACCCATACATTCAAGGTGGAAACATGGGTGCTTGATAAATGACTTCCTCTGGATGGTAGGTTGTGGTTGACTTGTAGTTGGGTGGCTCTCTCGAGACTGAAGCTCCATGGTAGCCTTGGTAGGTTGGGGCTGACAAGTAGTGAGGTGGCAATCTTCACAAGCATATTGTTATTCGTATGTATAAGACTACGGGGAAGATTCACCGTTTTGGTATATTAAATGTTTCCTATACATAATAGGgtgttttgattcttttgtaTGTGGTCTAATATTTTAGTAGATAGGATATTAGGTCTTTACACATACGTTTAGGGTTCGAAACTCCCTGCTAGATAAATTTAAGGCTGATTTTGGTTTGGCAACCGAACCGAAAAGTGGTTACCAAGAATATcggaataagaaaaaaaaactaatcccaaaccaaaaatttcggtttaCTGAAAATCAGTAAGTCCAAAattatttcgtttttttttcgAGTATGAGAAACTCGAAATCCCTTGATCATGCTTCAAACTACAAGAGGATTCAAACACCTATCATCAATAGCCAACTATTGCGAATAAGAAACAAGATATATACCAACTAGGTTACATGGAAATCAAGAATGGAGAACATGTTGATGCTGATTAAACAAAGATGAAGAAGAGTGAtgttttctggaaaaaaaaaaaaaaaaattgggtaaattacaaaaaactacctcaactattggtcttacgacactatcatacctcatcttttaaaattgacaatgtcatacctcatcctTAGAATTTGGTctaatgttataccttccgttacttggtCGTATCTTCTACAGGTTGGATGGGGGGAGGGACAGACGAAttgggtttcttcttcttcttctttctgggttgcaggttgggttggggggggggggggggacagacgaactgggtttccttcttctttttttttctttttttttttcccctttcttcttctttctgggttgcatgTTGGCTTAAGGGGGgagggacgaactgggtttccttcttcttcttcttcttctttttttctttttttttttatttatttttatttctcctttcttcttcatcttcttcttcttcttcttcttcttcttcctgggTTGCAGGTTGGCTTTAGGGGGGGGAAGGACAAACTgggtttccttcttctttttttttttttttccctctctctcttcttcttcttctgcaggttGGGTTGGGGGAGGGGGGACGGACAAACTGGgcaggggaagaagatgaagggggagaagagagagagagagggaagggaCGAActgaggggtttttttttttttttttttaacttttctgtattattttaatatttaaaacatattaaataacttgtttttagtttttaataatattttattaattttttaatagaaagtggaccccgaattaagccacgtcagcatttaactgaaaatttcttggccaagtaacggaaggtataacattgaaccaaattctaaagatgagggatgacattgtcaattttaaaagatgaggtatgatagtgagtccaatagttgaggtagttttttgtcatttacccaaaaaaatctATAATTTCCTTTTTCAATGATGATGGTAGTTCTGATCAGGAAGTTTGTCAAGAGAAGTTCGATCAAGAAAAATCTGATCATGAGTAGTTCAATCAAGGAAGAATGGTTATGGGTAGTTCAATCAGAGGAATTTTGGTCATGAGTAGTTCAATCAGGAGGGGAATCTGGTTATGAGTAGTTCGATCAGAGGGGTTCTGGTTATGAGAAGTTCGATCAATGGAAGTTTGATCACGAGGAGCAATCTTATTTTGGTATACCTTCTTCATGGTCTAAAGGGAGAGATTGTTGGGTTTTTCCAGCCCATAATGAGTTGTCGTAAGGTTGTTGGGAAATATAGTCTTAAAAgattaaattgtttttctaATTGAAGTTGTTTTTGAATTGGAGTGGTTTCTCAATTGGAGTTGGTTAcccaattggagttgttttCCCAACTGAAGTTGTTAATTGAATTTAAATTGTTTATCTATTTAAGTTGTTTACCCAATTGGTGTTGTTTAcccaattggagttgttttcccaatttaaaTTGTTTACCCAACTTAAGTTGTATTACCAATTGGAGTTAGTTTCTCAATTGGAATGATTCATAACTAGATTTCAACTAGGATTAGTAATACTTATTGAATAAGACCTTTATTGTGTTTGTGTAAAGGGgctattgtactagttttgaaTTGGAGCAAAACAATAAGTTGTATGCTATGCAAGGAGCTAGACTGAGACAAGGGAAAAGTGTGtgcaagagaaaagaaaagagataagaGTGTATCCCATGTTTTTTCAGATTTATCGTCAAATCTTTAATCCTAGAGGCGTGTTAAGATTATATGTTATAttcattattgatatagtgaaagattgttgttgccCCGTAAATGTAGGCACATATAGCCGAACCGAGTTAAATCTTGGTGTGATTTGccttggtttttttgtttttgatttccCAAGttcgtttgtttttttcattcttATACGCGATATTCACAACATAAGCCACACACAAAATGAGTGCAAAATATTTGATCTCTCAAATATTGTTGATGGTGGTCCTATCATTGATTGGCTGAACGAAATTGAAAGGCTAGCAATTTATGAAGCCACAGCCATTGGTGCGCCTCTCAAGATCAAATCTTCTACACCCATTTTGTGTGTGGCTTTTAACATTGATTAACACATGTTAAATTTATAACAACAAAGTTAAGGAGAGTTAGTAATGACAGATACCGCTAAGAGGCCACACACAAAATACGGGCAGAAGATTTGATCTCAATATTTGAAGATAGAATATAAATTCGACACCAATCAATGCTAAGACCACCAcaatcaatagaaaataaatatataaaaccaTTAAAGCCAACCAACAAGCAAAGACATAATTTTAAAAAGGATTTTTTCACAAGTACCATCTAAAATTGTAAGCATGTGTGATAATACCacttgaattttcaatttttattttttaccacCTGAACTCTCTTAACAGTTGGAATCTACCATCTACATTGTTTTCTATCTATTTAACTATAAAAAAATGTCACATGTAGGGATATTTACACCAATTAACTTCATGAGGGTGGCTAGAATAGctccaaaataatattatcttaCTCAAATGGTCCTATTGCTTGAGTCAATATGGCGCTAAAATTGGGGTTTGTACTGCCCCAGGTCTGCAATTCCCTCCataagagtttgaaaatttaatatttgaataaattaaagtgAACCACACACTTATTTGCTGACCtacaaaattttttttgaaaactcatTGTAAATgaaagactaaatttttagatgGTTTTCACTTCAATTCTTCAACAATCCTTGtcaaaatcaaattcaaaatcaatttctcCATTTCTCTTCAGAACCTTACTTCAACAtcgttacaaaaaaaaaattctttttgcTTTCATACAAATTGATTCCAACAAGCCTTTGAAAGTGAAGTGACAAAAATATATCCCTCCACCTGAGGAGCGCGTAACATGTTCTAACCGCAAAATGAATGGAAGGCGATGGAGTGAGGCGAGGAAATAATGAAATTAacgtaattatttttaaattaaattaacagACATATGTCAAAATATTAGTACACAAAAAAGGAACTGGATCATCTTCGGATTCAAAAAGAATTGAGCTCACTGAGCAATACatccggaccattgaaatttgatcaaacggttacaattattataacttttaaaaagaTCCTCTATTTGTAGTCAttcaatcaaattttaataatcCGAATGTATTCCTCAGTTGGCTCAGATCCCTTGAATCCGGAGAATATCCAGTTTCCACAAAAAAGACACAAAACAAGACAGATCAGGAGGCCAACACTTTCTAATTTCATCATACGAATCTCACTCTCAATTGAAGGTTGACACGTGTCCTGAAAAAGTAGCTGAGTCCTTTTTGATTGATCCGATCTTGTCTTCATTCATCGATGTCTCCGAGCACAGGAAGTCTTCCATCAGTTTGTGGGTGAATTATTTACCCACCGGCGAACCATCTGACTCAGCTTCTCAGCTTCTCAGCTTCCATCCTCCGTCCTCCTCAGTCATCATCTCCACAACAACACATGGGAACTCCTTACCCAAACCCCATCTCTCCTACCCGAACCCGCGTGGGCTGGATTGGCATCGGCGTCATGGGCGCCGCCATGGCCACCCGCCTTCTCTCCGCCTGCTACTCCGTCACCGTCTACGCTCGCACTCCTTCCAAAGCTCAACCGCTACAGTTCCTCGGTGCCCAACTCGCCGATTCCCCTTTTCATCTTGCTCAGCTATGCGACGTCGTCTTCACCATGGTGGGACACCCACAAGATGTGCGATCAAATGTCCTCCACCCAGAAACCGGCATTCTCTCCGGCATTAGTCCCAACTCCGTCACCGTCGACATGACTAGCAGTCATCCGGCCCTTGCGCGCGAGATATTCACTGCTGCGCGAGCCAAAAATTGTTGGTCTGTCGATGCGCCGGTGTCGGGTGGCGACATTGGCGCTAGAGAAGGCAAACTCGCCATTCTTGCGGGAGGTGATGCTTCCGTTGTCGAGTGGTTGGCCCCGTTGTTTGACATTTTGGGGAAGGCTACTTATGTGGGGCCTGCCGGTTCTGGCCAGAGTTGCAAGATTGCGAACCAGATTGTAGTGGGAG of the Pyrus communis chromosome 1, drPyrComm1.1, whole genome shotgun sequence genome contains:
- the LOC137712214 gene encoding probable 3-hydroxyisobutyrate dehydrogenase-like 2, mitochondrial, with amino-acid sequence MGTPYPNPISPTRTRVGWIGIGVMGAAMATRLLSACYSVTVYARTPSKAQPLQFLGAQLADSPFHLAQLCDVVFTMVGHPQDVRSNVLHPETGILSGISPNSVTVDMTSSHPALAREIFTAARAKNCWSVDAPVSGGDIGAREGKLAILAGGDASVVEWLAPLFDILGKATYVGPAGSGQSCKIANQIVVGGNLLGLSEGLVFAEQAGLDVRQFMEAVRGGAAGSMVMELFGERMIGRDFRPGGFAEYMVKDLGMGVDVVEESEDERVVVLPGAALCKQLYSGMVANGDGKLGTQGLITAIERLNGK